Genomic DNA from Chlorocebus sabaeus isolate Y175 chromosome 6, mChlSab1.0.hap1, whole genome shotgun sequence:
AGAGGGAAGGGGCTAGTGGCCCCTTGGGCCCTACCGGCCACAGCCACAAGGAGCTCATCAGGTGAAGAACCCCACGGAAAAGACAGCCACAGTTCTCATGATTAACCATGTCCCCTTGGGAAGAAGACGGGGGTGCTCCCTTTCATTCTTTGGGGCTGTCCCCCCAGGACCTGTGTCCACAGAGATGGGTGATCCCTGCACTTCCCCATGGTTCTGAGACCCCCACCTCTTGCCTgacttccttcctgcctccttggCCCCCTCCACCCACCACCCTCTCCAGCCGGGAGCAGCCCCCGGCCCCCCTTACCTGGGCCACACTTAACTTTTCGAGGGGGCTGTCCACGGTGGGGGCTTGGCCCAGGTCCTCCCAGGGAGAGAGCCTTCGGCCAGAGGGTGGCCGGCTCTGAAAGTTGTGCACAACGCAGGTGACCTGGAACAGAGGGAGAGGACAGTGTTGAGGCCTGGGGTCAGTCACATAGGAGCTATGTAAATACCacccccatttttcagataaggaaactgagctcAGGTTTTCAAAAACAGCTAATGcatagtatgtgccaggcactgttggtTCCATTTTACTATGAGGTAGGTGCAATTATTATTTAGCCCACAGAGCCTGGACTGGGGTAAAGCAAGTAAGACCAAGTTGTATAGGGGCagggttaaattttttttttttttttttgagacagagtcaaactctgtcacccaggctagagtgcagtggtgtgatctcagctcactgcaaactccacctcctgggttcaagcgactctcctgcctcagccttccgagtagctgggactacaggtatgcaccaccattgccagctaattttttttttttttttttttttttgaggcagactttcactctttcacccaggctggagtgaagtggcgcgatctcggctcactgcaacctctatcccccgggttcaagcaattcttctgcttcagcctcccgagtagctgggactacaggcttgcaccactacgcctggctaatttttgtatttttagtagagacggggtttcgccatgttgaccaggctggtctcgaactcttggcctcaagtgatccacccacttcagcttcccaaagtgctgggattacaggcgtgagccactgcacccagtcttgaTTCgtctttatttagaatttttatattctgtACATTATGATAGTTTTGtattaactttgatttttaaaaatgttttgttaaaataTGATTAATCTTGATTACTAAGTGTTTGGGCACCCTCTTAAAATTTGCATTCAAGGCCTTGCCTCACCCTGATCCTGgtatctcatttcacagatgagatgaGAATATCCAGGAAGGGTCAGGTTAAgggactggcccaaggtcacacacagtCCACACCCTTCTCCATCATGTGGTCCTGCCTGTTGGGTCAGAGAGTTGATGGGAAGGTTCCATGCTGGGAAGGTTGAGGAGGGGACTCACCAAAAAGGTGGCGATGGCCGCCCCTGTCAGGAAGCCAGCCAGCACGTCGGACCAGTGGTTTCGGTACTCAGCCACACGGACCACGCCCACCAGGAAGGCCGGACACAGCAGGGCCAGGCAGAGCGAGGGTTTGACCAGGCGGGAGCCCTTCACGCGGAACACGAGAGTCACGTACATCTGCGGGGAGTCAGACTGGTCAGGGGACAAGTGGAGGCAAGTCTCTGAACCCAAGTGGACGCTCTTTTCTGGGCTAGAATGCATGGCCAGAGCATTGGGGCTGGAGGGTATGGCCAGGGGTTCCAGGGATGGAGTCATGGACTCCCCAGTGGGCTTTTCCAGGGAGCGTGACTAAAACGGCAAAGGGGGGTGGGGGTCAGGGATTGAGGTCTTGGAGTCTCACGGGCACCACCTGTAGGGCTAGGTGTGGCCAGCGCTCCCAAGAGCAGGGACAAGGTCTGGGGCCCAGATGTCCCTGGTCCGGGAGTCGCAGATGAGGATAGACACTTGCTGGGTTAGGGCGTGGCCACAGAACCAGAGGGTGGAGTCAGGGCTAAGGGGGCAGGTCCAGGAGCTGTAGGAGGTGGAGCCCCTGACCCCCAGGGGACTACTGACAGGGTGGGAGCATAAACCCGGATGCCAGAAAAAAGAGTTGAAGCAACAGGGTATGTGAGCAGGAAAAAGCAGAGGACAGAGTTAGAAATCCCAGAGCAGTTAAGAGCAAAGAGTGTGGCCAGGGCTACAACGGGAGAGAACAAGGTCCCAAGGAGAGGGGCAAGGGCTCCAGGAAGCCATCCAATCTACCCAGTCTCCCAGCTAATATCTAGCGCCTGTAGCATCCTGGGGGCCTGGCTAGGCTCTAGGGGTTCCGAGTCTTGCACATCAGGGATAGTGTCCTGATCCCATAGGGTGGAGCGAATAGCTTCTCTCGCATTACAGGCTCAGGAGGCGTGGCCAGAGAGCAAGGGCCGGAGGCAATGGACAGCGATAGGCTCTGGCTGGGGGCGTGGCTAGGATCTGGGAGGAGGAACTAGAGTTTCCAACAGGCCGCGGCGTGGAGCGAGAGCTTCCAACAGCACCAGGGGCGTGGAAGAGCAGAGGATCCAGCTCTGGCGGCTTCCAGGCCACTGGGCGCTGTCCAGCCCACACACCCATTTCCAACCCCGAAGCTCCCGAGGCTCACCGCCGTGTAGGTGACTGCGTAGGCGCAGAGGGCCGCGTCCTTGCAGGGGAAGGCGCGGCGCGCGGCGGCCACGAGGCTGGGGCTGCCAGCGCAGGCACCCTGGTCAGTGACAAAGCGGTCGGGACCCGGCCGATCCGGAGAAGGTGGCAGGCAGCCCAGGGCCGTGTAGTTGGGGCGGCACACGGACAGGAAGTGTGGCGTGGGATTGCCGGTCACCACCTGCCCCGCGTTGGCGAAGATGGTTGTGGTGAAGAGGCCGAAGGAGTAGACCCCTAGGGGTGGGATAGTGGAAGGGGTTCATGCGCCGGGCCCTGATGCTCCCAATGGTTCCTTTTCCTGTGACTGTCATTAAAGCACACTTGGGACCCCGTGCCAACATCCCCCTTCCTTAAGGACCACCATGAAGACACTCGGAGGCCTCCTGCCCCCAGAGACCCTCATTATCTGGCCCCTGTCTTTCTAAGATTACCACTATGTCAGGGGCGGGTCCTCCCTTGGAGCCCCATTATAGCTGGGCTTGGACCTCCAGGCCAACCCAACACCATTACATCAGGATCCACCCCATGCCTGGGATGGCTAGGGAAAACCCTAATGGCATACCTGGGGCGCTTCCTGCCTGCCCTTAAACTGGCTACTACTGAGTTCAGCACTCTCCTCCTGGGGCCACTAGTAAGTTAGAGCTGGGTCTCCCACCGTCTGCCCCTGAGACCACCATTATAGGTAAGCTCTGCCCCTCCCACTTTCCCACAGCCACCACTTGAGGCTGGGACCCCATTTAAAGTACAGCCAGAGTCTCATCTCCCTACCCAGGGGCCCCAGGGTGTTTGTCCTGTGCCTGTGTCTCTCTTTTGTGCCTGAGACTCTCCTTGTGGCATTTTGGGACCCTCTTCCTGCAGTTGCCATCATGGTTGGGTTAGGCCCCACCCATATCCCTAGAACCTCCATTCCATCTGGCCTGAGCCTAAGTCCCTTGTTGCTTCCTAACATCCCCACCATGGCAATTCCAGGtcctcttccttccctgctggaattcccttttttttttttttttttttttttttaaagaggtggggtcttgttcagtctcccaagtagctgagtctctgcctcagcctcccaagtagctgagactacaggtatgcaccaccatgcccagcttttccctggaatttttttttttttttttttttgagatggagtttcgctcttgttgcccaggctggtgcagtcttggctcactgtaacctctgcctcccaggttcaaggattacaggcacccgccaccatgcccagctaatttttttgtgtttttagtagagacagggttacgccatggtcaggctggtcctgaactcctgacctcaggtgatcgcccaccttggcctcccaaagtgctgagatgacagaagtgagccaccgcgcccggcctgaaattaTGATGACTGTCAGGTCCACGACTCTTTCCTTCTATACCCACCTCCCGACCATTACCATGGGACTGATCCCGGGCCATATCTCTCACCCAGGAAGCGGACCAGCCTCCGCAGCGGGGGGCTGAAGCGACAGCAGGCCCCGGACACGATGGTGCTCTCCCCGATGACCGGGACGGCTGAAGGTGGTGCGGGGAAAAAGGCACGCGCCAGCTCCCCCAGCAGGATCTGTGGGCAAGACCAAGGTAGGGTCTTCCTGGCCTTCCAGCCCATCCCCTCACCCACCCTCACCTGGCCCACCTGCCTCCTAGGAGGTCTTCACTGTCTCACCGTGAGGGTGGGCCCGGCAGTGACCAGTGCGTAGATGAGGGCAGGAGGCACTCGGCTGGCAGCCTCAGGCCCTGGGTAGGGCTTGGCGTAGGTACTGTCATAGCAGAAGAATCCCTGGGTGTGCACAGGGAAGGTGTCCGTGAACTCCAGGCGGTAAGCAAGCAGGATCACGATGCCCAGCAGCACCGACTGCCACCA
This window encodes:
- the PLPPR2 gene encoding phospholipid phosphatase-related protein type 2 isoform X2 → MAGGRPHLKRSFSIIPCFVFVEGFFCYDSTYAKPYPGPEAASRVPPALIYALVTAGPTLTILLGELARAFFPAPPSAVPVIGESTIVSGACCRFSPPLRRLVRFLGVYSFGLFTTTIFANAGQVVTGNPTPHFLSVCRPNYTALGCLPPSPDRPGPDRFVTDQGACAGSPSLVAAARRAFPCKDAALCAYAVTYTAMYVTLVFRVKGSRLVKPSLCLALLCPAFLVGVVRVAEYRNHWSDVLAGFLTGAAIATFLVTCVVHNFQSRPPSGRRLSPWEDLGQAPTVDSPLEKLSVAQEPEVCRPHSTPARLTPSKSQNCARRGHLIPSCVSSRAPAMCSSPRVPRPRLRSEPTPLPLPLPLPAPTPSQGPSPSSPGPGGPGGGGGRGRKLLLPTPLLRDLYTLSGLYPSPFHRDNFSPYLFASRDHLL
- the PLPPR2 gene encoding phospholipid phosphatase-related protein type 2 isoform X1 — encoded protein: MAGGRPHLKRSFSIIPCFVFVESVLLGIVILLAYRLEFTDTFPVHTQGFFCYDSTYAKPYPGPEAASRVPPALIYALVTAGPTLTILLGELARAFFPAPPSAVPVIGESTIVSGACCRFSPPLRRLVRFLGVYSFGLFTTTIFANAGQVVTGNPTPHFLSVCRPNYTALGCLPPSPDRPGPDRFVTDQGACAGSPSLVAAARRAFPCKDAALCAYAVTYTAMYVTLVFRVKGSRLVKPSLCLALLCPAFLVGVVRVAEYRNHWSDVLAGFLTGAAIATFLVTCVVHNFQSRPPSGRRLSPWEDLGQAPTVDSPLEKLSVAQEPEVCRPHSTPARLTPSKSQNCARRGHLIPSCVSSRAPAMCSSPRVPRPRLRSEPTPLPLPLPLPAPTPSQGPSPSSPGPGGPGGGGGRGRKLLLPTPLLRDLYTLSGLYPSPFHRDNFSPYLFASRDHLL
- the PLPPR2 gene encoding phospholipid phosphatase-related protein type 2 isoform X4: MAGGRPHLKRSFSIIPCFVFVEGFFCYDSTYAKPYPGPEAASRVPPALIYALVTAGPTLTILLGELARAFFPAPPSAVPVIGESTIVSGACCRFSPPLRRLVRFLGVYSFGLFTTTIFANAGQVVTGNPTPHFLSVCRPNYTALGCLPPSPDRPGPDRFVTDQGACAGSPSLVAAARRAFPCKDAALCAYAVTYTAMYVTLVFRVKGSRLVKPSLCLALLCPAFLVGVVRVAEYRNHWSDVLAGFLTGAAIATFLVTCVVHNFQSRPPSGRRLSPWEDLGQAPTVDSPLEKNPRSAGRIRHRHGSPHPSRRTAPAVAT
- the PLPPR2 gene encoding phospholipid phosphatase-related protein type 2 isoform X3, with amino-acid sequence MAGGRPHLKRSFSIIPCFVFVESVLLGIVILLAYRLEFTDTFPVHTQGFFCYDSTYAKPYPGPEAASRVPPALIYALVTAGPTLTILLGELARAFFPAPPSAVPVIGESTIVSGACCRFSPPLRRLVRFLGVYSFGLFTTTIFANAGQVVTGNPTPHFLSVCRPNYTALGCLPPSPDRPGPDRFVTDQGACAGSPSLVAAARRAFPCKDAALCAYAVTYTAMYVTLVFRVKGSRLVKPSLCLALLCPAFLVGVVRVAEYRNHWSDVLAGFLTGAAIATFLVTCVVHNFQSRPPSGRRLSPWEDLGQAPTVDSPLEKNPRSAGRIRHRHGSPHPSRRTAPAVAT